The Macaca mulatta isolate MMU2019108-1 chromosome 19, T2T-MMU8v2.0, whole genome shotgun sequence sequence CCGTTCTGTGTGCAGTGGCTTCCGGGGGGGGGTGCGGGGGGGCTCAGGTTTACACGGGGTCTTTTTAATACAACGTTTAATCATCTGGTTGATCAGGAAATGCAATGCTCAGTCTAGAAACAGCAGCAGAAATAGCGAGAGACACGGGACTTTCATACAAAAAAATTTGTTGCTTACaaaacatatgcaaaaaaaaaagcttaaaaaaaaaaccagagaccAAAGGCAGCATCCTTGCTAATTTTCATCtacattaagaagaaaaaaaaaaaaatcttataactaatgttctttttattttccttaaaaaaaatattagGCTTAGGCACAATTTGCTGGTGGCTTTTGAAGCATAAGCCAGGTCTCCACAGCATCCCCCTCGAGtgatatgtttccatttctccactTTTTATAGTTaaggcatttttttctgttctgacaAAGTGTGTGTTTTGTTGCTCGCTGTCAGGTTTtgcttactggaaaaaaaaaaaaaaaaaaaaggtcctgtCAGCCCAGGCAACGGGGCCAAGACGCAGTTTCAGGATCCGCGGGGCAAGTCACAGGGTGACACGGTGGCTGAGATTCGAGGACAGGGGGAGCGAGGCCAGGGAGGGGTGGGCCAGGGTCCCAGGGAGCTCCTGGACCCAGCGTCACCTTGGTCGCCCCCATCACTCCGAACCCCATCAGGTTGGTGTTGGCTCGATGCTGACAACAGGTGTGTGAGGTGTGGACGTGGACGAAGCCTGGGGTCTCGAGTGGCTGTTCTGGGCCCAGCGCACAGGGCTGAGAGTGGGTGGCTCGTCCCACGGAGGCATACCTTTCACATGTGCCCGGCGGGGTTGTGGGCTTCGCTCAGGCCTGGGTGGGCAGCTGAAAGCACCATCTGGGGGTCTCCGACCACGCCCGACACCTTTTCCTCTTCTCGCCGTTTCAAACAGGCTGCTTTGGGATTCAGGTTCCGCTCTGGGGGGAGGAGGAGAGCTCTGTGGGAGACGGTCCCCGGGAGGAGGAAGATGTGAGGTGGGAGTGGGGGGTAGGATGTCGGGGAGGACGGGATGGGGGCAGGGCTCCACGTGTGGTCTCCTGCATTTCCGGCTCTCACCTCCTTCCTTGAGAAGGCTGGGGGGATGGGATGGGGGGTTGTAAAGAAGACAGTGGGATCAGACGGTGTCTGTGGAACGTCACTGGGTCTGAATCCAGTCACAAAGAGAGACACGGACAGAGCCCGGGGCCGGCAAGCACAGGAGGACCCCGGCATCTGCTgctgggtgtggggaggggagagggtgcTGGGGCCGCCCTGGCCGGGGAGCCTACCTCGCACCTGCTGCTCCAGCCCCAGGATGACCTGCACGGCCTGCTGCAGGATGAGCAGCTTGGTCTGCGCTTTGTCCGACTTGAGGTGCATCTGGCACATGCGCCCCAGCTCCCGGAAGGCCTCGTTAATATCCCGCACGCGCACCCGCTCCCGCGCGTTATTGGCCATGCGCCTCTCCCGGTCCCTCAGGTCTTTCTCCTCCAGGGACAGCACCTCCTCCGTACTGCTGGGTCACAGCACCGAGGCCTCTGTTAGTGACAGGCCAGGGCTGGGTGGGAGGGCGGGGCTGGGTTGTGGAGAGGGTATCCAGCTACTTGTGTTTGTGCTGGTGTGGGCAGCAGTGCGGGTACATAGCTGGTGTGGGGCACAGCAGTGCGGGCACACGGCTGGTGTTGGTGTGGGCACAGCAGTGTAGGTACACAGCTGGTGTTGGTGTGGGCACAGCAGTGTAGGTACACAGCTGGTGCTGGTGTGGGCAGCAGTGAGGGTACACGGCTAGTGTTGGGCACAGCAGTGCAAGCACATGGCTGGTGGTGGTGTGGGCAGCACTGAAGGTTCACATGCTGCTGTGTGTTGCCACATGCATGAAAATGTGCTCCTCTGTGTGCGTGGGGAATGTGCTCCCTGGAATGCAGCAGAGACccatggcgggcgcctgtgtgCGCGACTGGCTGCCCAGGTGCAAGTGCCCTCAGACTCAGCTCTAGGGGAGGCTGTGGATGTGGTCACACCCGGGAAGAACCAAGGTCTGACTGTTCCCAGACGTTTCTGTGGAGGGAGGTGGGGCTCTGCTTCCCGCTCTGGGCCCTCACTGGGTAACTGCTTCTCCCTTGACCCTGCTCACTCTGTGGGCCCCAGGGCAGGgctaggggtgggggtggggcccagtgcctgctcctctctctctctttccctcccaagATGATGACTTTCCCCGTTCAGAGCAGCTGCTTGCGGGGTGATGGACAGCAAGGCCCGGCCAGACCCACTGTGGACAGAGGGTGCCTTGAAGACACAGGCTCAGCAGGCAAAGGCCTGGGCCACTCCAAAAACCCACGACTAGGGAGTCCAGGACTCAGACGCAGGGCTCATATGGAGCACACCAGCTCCCATCCCCCAAGATCCCCACACCCTgatggggagcctcagaaatgCGCCTGCCCCCTACAGTGAACTCCGGCTGCCCCAAGATGAGGCTTCCCTGTAGCACCTGACCCTGGCTGGGAACACTGGCTCCCGAGGCCTCCAGGAACCCTGCTGTCACTGCCACTGTGAATGGTCGCAGTGGCAGCTCTGAAGTTCCAAGCACCTGTTCTGTGCCAGGCCCAAGGCTGAGCCCCCTCTCCTGCCAAGCAGCATGCAGCCGGCAAGCGGGCACTGCTGCTGCCGCCGTGGGGGTGCGGGTCCCGGCCCAGGCCTCCGTGCTGCATGGCCCTGCACGGGTGACCTCgctttgttctctggctctgTTCCCCGGCTTCCTGCTCAGTAGAAGGGATGCCGGTCCCCATCAAGGCACCCACTGCTGCGGGTTGTGGTGAAGATGAAATGGGCAAAGGCCTGGCCCAGTGCCCAGCATGCCTGCTGCCCTGTCTTAGGCTCTAGGGGGCTGCCTCACCCACCTGCCTGCCCACTCTGCCTTTGGGGCCTGAGGGGATCCCTCCAGGTGGCGGGGGCGGCCCCTGGAGCCCAGGACAAGCGCACAGACCAAACTGACAGGACCAGGGGCTGCGTGCTCCCGGGTCTGGTTTCTTCCCGCAAGCCCTGATGGGGGCTTTGGGGGAGGAAACGCCCTGAGGCTGCAGCCCAGCCGCTCCGGTGCTCGGGCAGCAAGTGCGAGGTGAGGAGGGGCTGCCACGGGAAGCAAAGGGACGGACGGGCGGGATGGAGGGGAGAGCGGAAGGCAGACAGCAGAGAGGCGGGCTTGGGGGGCGCGAGGCGTGCCACACATGGCTGCGGAGACTCAGAAACCTTAGAGCTGAGGGGACAGTGGGTGGGCCGGGCCGGGACTCTGGCTCCGGTCCCAGCAACAGTGCTGCAGGAGAGAAAGGGTTAACGGGGTGCAGGCCAGGAGAGGAAGGAGTTAAGGAAGCAGCCACCAGCAGCGGGGAAGGAGTCAGCTCACATccgggggtgggggcagggtctGTCTGTATCCTTCATCCCCCTGGCCCTGGGAAATGGGGTGATTAACACCCACCTTCAGATTGGGAAACTGAGTCAGAGGCAGGGGACGGGCTCATGTGGCCTTGCGTGGCATCTGCTCGAGGGGAAGGGGCCAGGGTGGTTTGCACACCAGCTCCTGTCTCTGGGCTCGGGGGACACTGGCCTCTGTGAGCTGGGTTCTGGGCTTCCCGCAAAAGGAGGACCAGGGCAGGTGGGAGCCCTGGGAGCCGGAAGATGTAGTtctgagccacagagcccaggcCTGCAGGGCTAAGAGTCTAGAAAGAGTCCAGTCCTCCCACGGTGGAGGAGATGCTGAGGCAAACAGGGAGAAGGGCCAGCAGTCAGGAGGGGACAGTCATGGCGGTGCGGTCAGGGGGGGTGAAGGGCACAGTCACTGCAAGGAGGCAACTGCTGCAGAGGGAGGGCTGGCTCCAGGAAGGCGGGCAGGGAAGGAGAGCGAGGGCAGGAACACGAGGGAGGTGGCGCTGCGGGGACGCTGGTGGCCCGCGCCCCCACTGACCTCGCACTTGCTGTTCCAAGTTCAGGATGACCGAGACGGCCTGGTGCAGGATGAGCAGTTTGGTCTGGGGCTTCTCGCTGTTGAGGTGCAGCTGGCACATGCGCCCCAGCTCCTTAAAGGCCTCGTTGATGTCACGGACCCGCAGCCGCTCCCGGGCGTTATTGGCCACCCGGCGCTCCTTCTCCCGCTCGGCCTTCTGCTCTGGGGGGAGAAGGTCGTCCTCGTCCTCGTCTGGGCTACGGGGGAGGGCGCCGGGAGGGGGCCAGAGGGAGACAGTGAGGTTGGGGGACGAGCGTGGGGCCCGCCGACGGCCTCCCGGTGTgggtgcagtgtgtgtgtggcCTGTGCACATGTGCTTCCTgatggggtaggggtggggagggCCGAGGTGGGGGCTGGCACCTGGTCCGGGCCCGGGGGGCCTTCagctccttcttctcctcctccgaGTGGTCAGCCGCCAACGTGTTCTCCtcatcctccttctcctcccgCTTGATCTCGCCGGCGGCCGCCGTGGCACCTGCTCGCCCTAGCCCTGCAACAGGCCTGGGGTCAGGGGCCTGCATCGGCCTCCAGGGCCAATGACATATCTCTCTGTGCTCCTGTGGTGAGGGGCTTGGGCTTTCCTGGAAAAACCAGGtatttgccaaaaataaaaacaaaaaaccaacaaccagAACTGGATCCCTACCTCACGCCATGTGTAGCTACCAATGTCAAACAGATTAAGGACCAGAAGGtgaaaaggaaagagttttacCACCTTTGGAACAAAGTGTGCAGAAATTCTGCAGTAACTCAGGGGCAGGAATCTCCTAAAATGCTAAAAGAATGCTCTGGTTTTTTGGAGAAGGAAATTGTTTCaatcattgatttaaaaatatgcaacacttcggccaggcatggtggctcacacctgtaatcccagcactttgggaggccgaggtgggtggatcacgaggtcaggagatcaagaacatcctggctaacatggtgaaacccagtctctcctaaaaatataaaaaattagccgggtgtggtggcgggtacctgtaatcccagctacttgggaggttgaggcaggagaatcacttgaacccaggaggcagaggttgcagtgagccaagattgcaccattgtactccagcctgggtgacagagcgagactccgtctcaaaaaaaaaaaaaaaaaaaaattggaacacTTCAGGAATTTCCACGTCATGTTTTGCAGATGCTATGCTAATATGTGTCATTCTCATTTTAGTCCAAGAGCTGTCCAAACAAGTGCTCAAAGAGCTGCTTTTAAAAGAACACAACAGGCTAGTCACAGTGgctcgctcatgcctgtaatcccaaactttgggaggctgaggtgggaggatcacttgaggccaaggggtcatggctacagtgagctgtgatcacgccccTGCCCTCTGTCTGTGTGATaggatgagaccctgtctcaaaacaaaaaaaaaaagaaaaaacaaaaatcagtaagCTTAACTTTTATCAAAGTTGAGAGTTCCTGATCAGCAAAGATACCAGGCAAATAAAAGCATTTGCCAAAGAATAGAAGACACCCTCCACAGACGTAGCCAACAAGGAGGTGATCTCCCACACATACAAAAACCTCTGACAAATCAATgggaaaggacagaaagaaaggagcTCAGTAGAAAAATAAGCAAGGTATTCAAACAGGCATCTCATAGACAATGAAACCACATGCCCAGAAACACATGGAAGTCCGCTTCAGCACATCAAgacattaaggaaatgcaaattaaggctGTGATGCGCTACCCTTTCATACCCAGTCAGCTAGCGAAATTGAGAGACCTGAACATTCAAAATTTTGTCTGTGGGAGGGCAAGTTGGCCGCTATGGAAAATAATTCATCAGTCTTTCCTCTGAACTGACGACAGGTGTATCACACCCTTGATGAGCAGGTTGGCAGGAAAGCATGATGTTGGGATGGCTTAGTGCCCCACGCCCAGGCCAGGGTCAACGGTGCACTCAAAATGAGACCCCAGCCGCTTGCACCACACACGTACCCCATACACAACATGAGCCAGCAAACCATGTTTGGGGTGTAAAGAACATGCTAGCGGGATGCTGTGTTCGTGAAGCTCAAGAACAATAACAGCAAAATATATGGCTTAAGGGCACACAGCTACCCCAAACGCATGCGGCCACTCTGCATTCAGCACGACCTGGGCCACCCCCAAAACCCGGGATCGGGGAGTCCAGGAATCAGAGTCAGGGCGCACATGGAGCAAACCAGCTCCCAAACCCAAGACCCCCGTACCCTGAGGGGGAGCCTCAGAAATGCACCCACCCCCAACAGTGAACTCTGGTGCAACTGGCCAACACCAGCCACCAGGACCAGCCCAGGCCTCAGTACACGAAGTGAAGGACAGGAAAGAACCAGAGGGGAACCTGCAGGCAAAAGACTAAGCTTGGGGCCACCCCTGGAAACTGCTAACCTGTGGGTCCGTCCTGGGCACTGCCTACCTGTGGGTCCGGACCCTTCTCTGGGACGGGGTCGTCCCGGGCACTGCTGACCTGTGGGTCCGGACCCTTCTCTGGGACGGGGTCGTCCCGGGCACTGCAGGGTGGTAAGCAGCATCCCTGGTCCCCACCCACTCCATGCCAGGAGCCCCCCCTCAGCTCTGACAACTGCAGCTGTCCCCAGGCATCACCCAGTGTCCTCTGGGGGCAGAGCTGCTGGGGTGAGATGCCCTGGCCTAGGGGTGATAAAATCAAGGTACTTGGAAAGGCTGACTGGAAGGCACGCAGGATTCCTGGGATGGTGGAGGAGACGGGGCCAGGACAGGGCCCACAATGACCCCGCCTTCTCCTGGGTCTCTCATGGGTGTCTGAGACGCTCAACAATCCCCAGGCCCAGGTCCAGATTTGTCCCCAGTCCGTTCCTTTGTCCCCTTCCTTACGGGGTTCCCAGCCCCAGTGTCACCCACAGCTCGGGCCAGAAATCCCAGAGCCACACTGCCTCCTCTCAACCTCAAGTCGGGTCCGTCACAAATCCTGGGGGCCCCGCCTTCCGGAGATGCAgggaccacctgctgctcaccccTCCCAGGCCCCTGGACCAGCCCTGTGGCCTCTGCCCTGGTCTCCGGGTGCCACTCATGGTCTGTCCTCCAAGCAGCCACCAGAGGGTGTCTGTGAGCACCTGGGTCAGGTCCCATCTCTCCTCACCCTGCAGCCCTCCATGGCTGCCACCTCTCTCATGGTGAAATCCCAAGTCCTCCCTGTAGCCCATCGGGCCCTGCATGACCTGACCTgccctcctctccctgccctcccccttccgTCTCTCCCCCTCCTCACTCTGCTCTAACCCCATGGGTCTCCTGGCTGTTCCTCCCAGGAGCAGTCCATCCCCAGGGCCTCTGCCTGAAACCCTCCTCCTCCAGGTACTTGCCTACTCTCACCTCCTCCCAGACGCTGCCCAAACATCACCTTGTTGCCTCCAGGGCCACCATCTTCAAAGCCATACAAAACCCCCAACCCACTCCGGCCACTTCGTTCATTCTCCCTGGCACCTGTGCTGTACAGCGAGCTCCTGGTCTGTCTTCTCCAAGGCAGGGTCATCCTGCTGCACCCCTTGCCCCCCTTCCCCAGTGCCAAACACTGGCAGGCACATGGCACGTGGGAGCAGGCGGATGAAGAAGCAGCCCAGAGCCGTCCACCTCACACACCCAGGGCCAACGCTGGCCCCGCTGGTCTCACCCACCCTCCTGAAATTGCTGACTGGGGCGCCTGTGTCATCAGGTACCCCCACGGTGACCGCACCTGCCCTGGGTTCCCACCCTGACTCCAAGCATGggagtgcctcagtttccccaactggAACCAGAGACCAGACAGTGCCAAGCTCAAGGGCTCACCGCTGTAGGAGTCGGGAGGCCGTGAGAGGTCGGGGAGGGCGCCCGGCTGGCTGGGGAGGGCTGCGTGGTTGTGCATGAGGCTGGTGCTGCCTGCAAGGCCATCCTCAGGGTGTCCGCCTCCAACCTGCAGGCGTGGGAGAGGGGCGCGTCAGGGGGAGCCGGGTCCCTGCCCACTGCCCAGCCCCACCCTCGCCCGGTGCTCACCAGGCCTGCGTGCCGCCCGCCCAGCGACATGGGGCCGGCGAAACCCGAGGCCAGCGCCCCGTGGCCAGGTAGCAGCGTGTGCATGTCGCCGGCTGTGCCCACGGCGTGGCTGCGGAGCACGTGGATGGCCTCGTCCAGGTGGTCTTCTATCTTACTCTGCTGCAGGGTGGGGGATGGGTGGTGAGGGGCCCGGGTCCAGGCTGCGGGACCCCACAGGACCCCATTCATGTCCCTTCCGCATGCAGGTGGCCGGTGGTCCTGTCTTCCCCTTCCCCGAGAAGCTGTGTTTTGGACCAGCTCAAAATGTGTGTGCCTTGGTGGCCACGAGGCCTCAACTGCAGCTTGGGACTTATTTACGAGAGATTAACTAAAACGTTTCTCCTTCTCAAGGGGCATCTGTCCTGCACATTCTGCCAGGGAaaggtggggcggggcggggtggggcagggcggggcggggtggggcagGGCGGGGTGGGCGCTCACCAGGCCATGGAGACCCCCGTCGTAGCTGGGCGATAAGGCACCGGGGGCTCCTGCTCGAGGCCACTGCGACGTCCCTGGAAGGGGGTGGGGGCATGTGAATGGGGTGCAAGGGGCAGGGTGTGAGCACGGCCTGATGCCTGTGGGGAGGGATTCATGAACCGCCTGTCCAGCCTCTGGTGATGCCCACGACGGCCATTCCGGGGCACCCCACACCGACGCAAAGCAGCTCTCAGCCCCGCCAGGCAGGGATGCCGGGTGCCCAGTGGATACTGCCGTTCCCATCTGAGCCTGTTTCCCCATCTACAAAATCCAACCCCCCACCCCAGGGGGTAAAGCGGCAGTACACAGCCGGGGCTCCTCCCCATGCCGCCCCACCCTGGCTGACCCACTCCGGGCTCCAGCAGCAGGCAGGGAAGTGGCAAGTTCCAGGTGGGACCAGACAGGCCCAGGTGAAGTGAGGGCTCCTGGCGCTTCCCATGGGGCAGAGGTGAGGACTCACGGGTGTTTTTAACCACCCAGACCTTCTGGAAACCTCCAGCTCTCACTCCCACTCCGCCTgcacctgccccccaccccctgccaatAAGCAGGCACATCCTCACAGGGATAAGAGGGTCTGCCCCCCGGGCCAGAGTCCCGCAAAGGGTACACAGCCAGTATCTAATAAATACCCGGTGGGTGAGCAAATAGCAACATGCACATGTTCTAGAGTCCAGGCCACAGCCCTGGCGCCGCTGGCCCCATCACATCTGGGAGCTGCTGGGCACGCCAGTGTCCCCTCATGTTCATGCTGCGTGAACTGCCAGGTTCTGCCTCCTGGCTTTGCCTGTGCTGTGACCTAACCCGGACGCCACCTCCCAGCCCTCCCTCACTGCCTGGTTATGCGCCATAGCTTTGGAGGGCTGGCTTGGAGACTGCCTCCACCAGGCGGACTTCCTGGATTGCCCAGTGGAACACAAGCCCACAAGGGATTTCCTTCCACTGTCAGTTCCCGACCAGAGATGCCACAGGCCCCTGGGGGTGAGCTGCTCCCTCCCACCTGCCTGCCCATCCCAGCAACGAGCAGGCACCAGAAGCAGCCTCCCCCGTCCCCCCAAACCCTCACAGACCTGCCAGGCCCTGAGGGGAGCCCACGGGGGTGGAAGGGCTGGACGAGAAGTTATTGCTTGAGTGATCCGGGGAGTAGATCTGCGAGTAGGACCGGGAGAGACGAGACGGGAGATCAGGGGCCGGCCTCTCGGGCCACTTGCCTGGCCACCCCCGTGCCCCACGCCTCACCCCCCGTGCCCCACGCCTCACCGAGGCCAGTGCTTTCCCGAGGGCATCCCCGGAGCTGCCGGCTGTGGTCCCTCGGGAGCCTGTGGGTGGAGAGAGGTGAGGCCCACGCAGCCCAGCCTGGGTGCCGCCACCGACGGCAAGCTCTCCTGCGTCTCGCCGTCCCGCACAGACACCACTGCGCTGGGGAGAGCAGCCTGACTCGGCTCCGGTTTCTGTCTGACCCCCCGGAACCGGCCTCCGCAGAGGTGACGCACTGGGGATAGGCCACTGGCAGGGGACCCTGGGTGAGCGAGCCCCTCTCCAAGCCTGGGtgtccctctctgagcctgtttcccaGCTGTACGGCGGGAAAGCCGCGCCTTAAAGAGCTGTTTCCAGACATCCCAAGCCCAGTGCACGCGGCAGGCCCTACCGACAGCGGACAACGTGAACTGACGACAGCTCGCTCTCAGGGTCAGCAAACGTGCCTGCGCCCCCCCGTGGAGTCCTCGCCAGCCCCCAACTGAGCCCACCCAGGCCCTGCCTGGAGCTCAGTGTCCCCTCGGAGAGGCCGCATCCCAGGGAATGGCCATACCCAGAAGGCTGTCGGCCCCGCTGACAGGCGGCGTGTGGCTGGAGACGCCACCGTACGTGGCTCCGGGGGCCGAGGAGAAGGAGGATGCAGCCGGGAGCCCACCGTTCACCTCTGCTCCGTGCAGCTGGTAGCCCTGGGGGCCGGGCAGGAGGAGGGTGGATTAGATGAGGCACTGCTACCCTCCACCCACCCCGTCCCCTGCCCCGGGCCCTACCATGCGCTCGTGCTGGTGCAGGCCAGCAAACGTGCTGCTGCTTCCACTGCTGCCCACGGCGCCGCTGCCAGGCGGGAGGGGCAGGGGGGATGAGCCCCCACCCAGCATGGGCCCGAAGCCTGCCTGGCCCGGGGGACTCCACAGCTCGGCTGAGGGGTGCAGGCTGCCATCTGTGGAGAGGAACTGGTAAGGCGGGGGCCGGGTGGGGAaccctggccctgccccaccATCCCTGGCGAGCCCCCCGCCGCCGTGTACCTGCCATGTAGAAGGGGGCGGGATAGGCGCTGCTGGGGGTCTTGGCGGACGGGTAGGCGGCGGCATCCCTGCCATAGTCCTCACCTGAGCTGGGTGGGTACACCTGTGGGCgggtgggtggtggggggtgCACAGTCAGGACGGAGGGGCTGCGCGGGGTCCATCAGCCCACACACCTTGCAGGCCTCACTAAGCCTGGCCTCCTGTCCCCTCTCCTGGTAGCACATTTACCACCCTGTTTCCCTTCCCTGTAAAACCACCCCCGTTTTGGGTAAATCCCAGTCCCTTAGCCCAATCTGAGGTTCTTACGGTgtccttgtctctctctctcctgctccttttccagcccccacctcctgcctccctgAACTTCTGACCTTTGTACCTGAGGACTTGGATCTGGCTCTGCCTACTAAGCCTTTTTCCTCCTTAATCCAAAAAACACCTATTGATCCGTCAAAACCCCAGCTCCAACACCCCCATCCCATTCTTCTCCCTTGTTCCCCAGCTGGAATCAATCCTCCAGCCCCAGAGCAACATTCATCTTTGGCTAAAGTAACAGGAAGAGGGATCTGCGATTAGTGCCAACTCTGACTGGCTGGCACTGCCTGGACTGTGGGGCTGGGGCCAGTTGGTAACGTTTGCCCCTGTGCTGCAGCAGAAAGTGTGCTGGGTGGGCCTGATGTTGTAAGACACTGGGGGGCGGTTTCAGGGCAGAGAAAGTGTGTCCCGGGGAAGGAGGGGAGCGGTACTGTTGGGAGCAGAGCCTGAACACGCTTTTGGCCTGGGAAACCAGCCTGACTCTAACCCTAAACCCGGGCCTGTGGGGAGCTGGTCAGCCCGAGGGGAGAGGAGACGTATGCCCAGGGCTCTTGGGGCCAGCACGCGGGCTGGGCAGAGGGTGGTTGGTAGTTACTGAGCCGGGGAATCAGCAAATTGCCGCCCCCTCCAGTGAGATGAGACCGCAGGAGTGTGGCACAGCAGCCTAGACCATCTGCGGGGcctggcagggaggcagggatgtAGGACAGCCTGAACCCACGAGGACGTAACAGGGAGCCCCAACTGTGCAcgcccccacctttttttttttgagagggagtctcactctgttgctcaggctggagtacagtggcacaatcttggctcactgcaacctccacctcctggtatcaaacaattcttctgcctcagcatcccaagtagctgggattacaggcgtcagccaccacgcccggctaatttgtgtatttttagtagagacggggtttcaccatgttggccaggctggtctcgaactcctgacctcaggtgatccgcctgcctcggcctcctaaagtgctgctatgacaggcgtgagtcaccacacccggcccaattGTGCCCTTTCTAAAGGGGCCTCAGACACCAGAACCGCCTTTCTCTCAGAACAAGACAGAGGCTGGACCTAGGGAATGAGCTCCCTGCCTTCCCTCGGAAGCGGCCTCCTGTCAGAGCTCGGGCCTTGGGGCAGATCTTGGCTCAGAAACCGCGGGGGACCTGTTCACTCACGGCCCACCCCCCATGTGTGTTCCCAAGCTTCGCCAGGACATGGGGCCTGGCACTGCCGCTGACGAACTGTGGGGTCCCTTCTCCCTTGTGCGACTCACCGAGGATGGGAGACCCGGCGGGACCTTCCGGACCTTCTTGGGCTGCGTGTCTGTTAGGAGCGAAAAGGGTGAGAACCGGCCACCGGTCATGAgaacagcccctgccctgcacCCTGGAGGAGAGACCCTCAGAATTCCCGTTTCATAAATAAAAAACCTCGGGTCAGCCGgacacagtgcctcacacctgtaatcccaggactttgggaggccaaggcaggcggatcatgaggtcaagagatgaaaaccatcctggccaacacagtgaaaccccgtctctactaaaaatacaagaaaattagccgggcgaggtggcgggcgc is a genomic window containing:
- the TCF3 gene encoding transcription factor E2-alpha isoform X3, producing the protein MNQPQRMAPVGTDKELSDLLDFSMMFPLPVTNGKGRPASLAGAQFGGSGLEDRPSSGSWGSGDQNSSSFDPSRTFSEGTHFTESHSSLSSSTFLGPGLGGKSGERGAYASFGRDAGVGGLTQAGFLSGELALSSPGPLSPSGMKGTSQYYPSYSGSSRRRAADGSLDTQPKKVRKVPPGLPSSVYPPSSGEDYGRDAAAYPSAKTPSSAYPAPFYMADGSLHPSAELWSPPGQAGFGPMLGGGSSPLPLPPGSGAVGSSGSSSTFAGLHQHERMGYQLHGAEVNGGLPAASSFSSAPGATYGGVSSHTPPVSGADSLLGSRGTTAGSSGDALGKALASIYSPDHSSNNFSSSPSTPVGSPQGLAGTSQWPRAGAPGALSPSYDGGLHGLQSKIEDHLDEAIHVLRSHAVGTAGDMHTLLPGHGALASGFAGPMSLGGRHAGLVGGGHPEDGLAGSTSLMHNHAALPSQPGALPDLSRPPDSYSGLGRAGATAAAGEIKREEKEDEENTLAADHSEEEKKELKAPRARTSSTEEVLSLEEKDLRDRERRMANNARERVRVRDINEAFRELGRMCQMHLKSDKAQTKLLILQQAVQVILGLEQQVRERNLNPKAACLKRREEEKVSGVVGDPQMVLSAAHPGLSEAHNPAGHM
- the TCF3 gene encoding transcription factor E2-alpha isoform X6, coding for MNQPQRMAPVGTDKELSDLLDFSMMFPLPVTNGKGRPASLAGAQFGGSGKSGERGAYASFGRDAGVGGLTQAGFLSGELALSSPGPLSPSGMKGTSQYYPSYSGSSRRRAADGSLDTQPKKVRKVPPGLPSSVYPPSSGEDYGRDAAAYPSAKTPSSAYPAPFYMADGSLHPSAELWSPPGQAGFGPMLGGGSSPLPLPPGSGAVGSSGSSSTFAGLHQHERMGYQLHGAEVNGGLPAASSFSSAPGATYGGVSSHTPPVSGADSLLGSRGTTAGSSGDALGKALASIYSPDHSSNNFSSSPSTPVGSPQGLAGTSQWPRAGAPGALSPSYDGGLHGLQSKIEDHLDEAIHVLRSHAVGTAGDMHTLLPGHGALASGFAGPMSLGGRHAGLVGGGHPEDGLAGSTSLMHNHAALPSQPGALPDLSRPPDSYSGLGRAGATAAAGEIKREEKEDEENTLAADHSEEEKKELKAPRARTSPDEDEDDLLPPEQKAEREKERRVANNARERLRVRDINEAFKELGRMCQLHLNSEKPQTKLLILHQAVSVILNLEQQVRERNLNPKAACLKRREEEKVSGVVGDPQMVLSAAHPGLSEAHNPAGHM
- the TCF3 gene encoding transcription factor E2-alpha isoform X1, which gives rise to MNQPQRMAPVGTDKELSDLLDFSMMFPLPVTNGKGRPASLAGAQFGGSGLEDRPSSGSWGSGDQNSSSFDPSRTFSEGTHFTESHSSLSSSTFLGPGLGGKSGERGAYASFGRDAGVGGLTQAGFLSGELALSSPGPLSPSGMKGTSQYYPSYSGSSRRRAADGSLDTQPKKVRKVPPGLPSSVYPPSSGEDYGRDAAAYPSAKTPSSAYPAPFYMADGSLHPSAELWSPPGQAGFGPMLGGGSSPLPLPPGSGAVGSSGSSSTFAGLHQHERMGYQLHGAEVNGGLPAASSFSSAPGATYGGVSSHTPPVSGADSLLGSRGTTAGSSGDALGKALASIYSPDHSSNNFSSSPSTPVGSPQGLAGTSQWPRAGAPGALSPSYDGGLHGLQSKIEDHLDEAIHVLRSHAVGTAGDMHTLLPGHGALASGFAGPMSLGGRHAGLVGGGHPEDGLAGSTSLMHNHAALPSQPGALPDLSRPPDSYSGLGRAGATAAAGEIKREEKEDEENTLAADHSEEEKKELKAPRARTSPDEDEDDLLPPEQKAEREKERRVANNARERLRVRDINEAFKELGRMCQLHLNSEKPQTKLLILHQAVSVILNLEQQVRERNLNPKAACLKRREEEKVSGVVGDPQMVLSAAHPGLSEAHNPAGHM
- the TCF3 gene encoding transcription factor E2-alpha isoform X7 yields the protein MNQPQRMAPVGTDKELSDLLDFSMMFPLPVTNGKGRPASLAGAQFGGSGKSGERGAYASFGRDAGVGGLTQAGFLSGELALSSPGPLSPSGMKGTSQYYPSYSGSSRRRAADGSLDTQPKKVRKVPPGLPSSVYPPSSGEDYGRDAAAYPSAKTPSSAYPAPFYMADGSLHPSAELWSPPGQAGFGPMLGGGSSPLPLPPGSGAVGSSGSSSTFAGLHQHERMGYQLHGAEVNGGLPAASSFSSAPGATYGGVSSHTPPVSGADSLLGSRGTTAGSSGDALGKALASIYSPDHSSNNFSSSPSTPVGSPQGLAGTSQWPRAGAPGALSPSYDGGLHGLQSKIEDHLDEAIHVLRSHAVGTAGDMHTLLPGHGALASGFAGPMSLGGRHAGLVGGGHPEDGLAGSTSLMHNHAALPSQPGALPDLSRPPDSYSGLGRAGATAAAGEIKREEKEDEENTLAADHSEEEKKELKAPRARTSSTEEVLSLEEKDLRDRERRMANNARERVRVRDINEAFRELGRMCQMHLKSDKAQTKLLILQQAVQVILGLEQQVRERNLNPKAACLKRREEEKVSGVVGDPQMVLSAAHPGLSEAHNPAGHM